The nucleotide sequence agacaggaggaCAACTACTGGAGGCAGATGGAAaatcagctgcaggagctcaacagctacaggccggtagctctgacgtctcacctgatgaagacgctggagaggctcatcctcgcccacctacacccactggtgagctccttcatggacccgttgccgttcgcctaccagccgagcatcggggtagacgatgccgtcatctacctcctccacacctccctcactcacctggagaaggctggaagcaccgtgaggatcatgttttttgatttctccagtgcattcaacaccatccagcccaggctgctgggggacaagctgcaggtcgctggggtggatcaccacctcacaacatggattctggactacctcacacaaagaccacagtttgtgagggtgaagggctccgagtcagatcggcttctctgcagcaccggtgtcccgcagggaacagttctggctcctttcctgttcaccctctacaccgcagacttttcacacagtacatcttcatgtcacctccagaagttctctgacaactctgctgctgttggcctcatcactgatggggacgatacagagtacagaggacttattcaggactttgtggactggactttgtggactggagcctgcagaacaacctccagatcaacgctggccaAACCagggagctggtggtggatttccgcaggcgtaacaacctcccgcctgcaccggtgaacatcctgggaacggatgttgacgtggtggagtcctacaagtacctgggtgttcacctaaacaataacctggactggacacacaacacagacgccctcgTCAAGAAgagcaatagcagactgttcctgctcaggaggctgagatcttttggagtgcagggaccactcctgaggactttctatgactctgtggtgggatcagccatcttctatgggattgtctgctggtccagtagcatcacagacagggacaggaagaggatggacagactggtaaggagggccagctctgtcctgggatgtcccctggactcagtggaggtggtgggaaacgggaggatgatggctaagctgtcatccatgttgaacaacacgtcccccccccccctacaggacaccctgacagcactgggcagctccttcagggagcggctgctccaccctcgctgtgtgaaggagaggtatcgcagatctttcctgccggctgctgtcagactgcacaataaacataacacccgctagcacaatctgaatattatatattctgatatgtatactgtattcaccctctgtacagaggccgagtatccatttacctggattattgtaaatatacatcctctttgtatattccaaattctattctatcttatttttcctctgcgtgctcttgctgttattggactgtaaatttccccgtgtgggacaataaaggacctgaatctgaatcattGCAGGTGTATTTTGTGCAAAACAACGCAACATTTCtacattaaaaatgtttgtgCAAAAGGAATACCAAGACTTGGTCTGAGACCCTGAAATTTGATAATGGCTTACAGCTAAAAACCCAAAATTCAAAAGGAACACTTGAAATATCTCagtataaatacattttgataTGCTAATTTAACCCTACATCTGCATCCAGTCATGTCACCTTCACAACATGTCATGAATAGCAAacacaaactgcagcagatactttatttttacattaaaacatgGCTATACATCATTTTTACAAATGACAAGATAAATCAATACCATACAAAATGTCAAACTTGGCTGCAAGATATAAAAATTGTTGTGCCAATAGATTGGTCACATACATATATAAAGTGACATTGCATCAAATATACCTCTTCTGCAGTTGTGAAAGTCATATCAAGGTGCTCGTCTGGGATCTCTACTTGCGCTCTAAGCCGACAGAAGGTCAAGTGTGTGTGCCCAACAGTGAGGAGGGATTCTTTAATCCTGGGTGTCTGCTAACATGCATGGTGTCTGCAGAGGAATACTTAAGGTAAGTGGCACAAGTGTCTCGGGTTTGGGCCGTGGCTGCAGCGCTGGCCAGGATACTCATGATCCTCAGCAGCACAGACTCACTGAAAAGTAAAGGAGACAGATGTCAAATTTCACATCTTTGAGGGGAACTTTGAGGGAACCTTTCAAACCCCGAACCTGCCGATATGAAGGCTTGAGACCAGACACCAGGCAGCTTCTCCTTCAGGTGTTGGAGGCTCCTGCAGAACTTGGCGGGCCAGGCACAGGGCTGCTCCTGCCAGGTGCACAGGCAGGAACGCCACACACTGGCCGTCCACCAGCGACAGCTCCAGAAGATAACGAGCCATCCAAACCATCTGGTAACACCAAAGACACTTCAGGGctacaactttttttttttgtgtgtgtcatCAAAATGGACAAATCTACCTTAGTGCTACAGTGAGCAATGGAAGCAAACAGAATGAGGAAATGCAAAGGTGGGCAGTGGGACAAATCAAACTTGAGCCCACAGAGAACTTTCCGTTCCATCCGCAGCAGCTGGTGCTTCGTATACGTGTGGTCCATCAAATAGCAAAGTCCagacacctaaaaaaaaaaaaaaaaaaatccaagacAAAATCATccaagtaatttttttttttgaacattAAGGCTATGGTCTATAATTAGAAGATTGCATTCATTTGGGGTAAATCATGCCTCCAGGTACCCTTGGGAGAGGTACCAAACCCCCTAATGCCCCCCAATCAAGTAAGTAAACCCCTTTTCCTTTTCAGTCACAGCTGTTGGTTGTTCACACATCAGccaacaggagaaaacaaacttAATTCTGTAATTTCACACTTGGAAGGACGGAGCGAGTACCTCAGGAAGAAGACACTCCTCCTTCTTTGCAGCAAGGAAGAGGCAAACCATGCCGAGGAGCTGTAGGTTGGCTGTGGTCACCTTCATCTGACGAAGGCAACGGTTCAGAAGGTGTACAGCCAGATAGAGGGTCTCTGCTTGAAACTGCATCATGTCCTGTTACCATTACAGAACATTCAGGACtcaaagaaaagtgaaaaaacaaacaacctttaACTCAGATCAAGCTTTCACAGATACTAGTGGCAAAGAACAGGTTTAGTTTCATCTTCAGCTACAATAAAATAGAGATTTTCAAACTTTAATATTGTGTAACACACAATTTTAACAATGTTGCAACTGCACATATGACCTAAAATAACTAGGCAATAACTACTCAAGAAAACGTGGTTTTGTAGATACATCTACATTTAGAAGCAGGCTGTGACAGTTCCCTGCTCTagaatataaaacacaaaaaacgcTGCATCCAAAAAAAGGTGCATTATCTTTACACTAATATTTGCTTGAGGCATCACCAATCAGCCACTTACACTGAAGTCAAAAGATCTTGGACCCAAAGAGCACCCAGGTAAGGACCAAATGTTCTTACCCCTAGTGACTAATGGCAGGGTCAGACTGACTTGTTGACCCCAATCAGATTTCTAGAACTGATGCAGCCTTTTGTGTAAGACAGATCTTAAGAAGCAAAAACTCCTGTTGTCTTTTAAACTTGCAATAGTAGGACATGGAAAGGGGCTGAAACCAGTGCAGCCATTGGCCATTACCTGGTCTTAACCTGCATTTGAAGATTGCATCAAAGAACCTCATGTCAGAGCACAAATAAATGCATGTTAAAGTATGTCACCACTAAAATGTGActacaggagaaaaaaaaggcaacttACATGAACTTGAATCAGCCAGTCCACTAAAATAGCCCGAGTGGCATCAGTGAAGTGCTGAGGCAGGTCGGTGCTGGGCGGAGAGGTCTGC is from Takifugu rubripes chromosome 11, fTakRub1.2, whole genome shotgun sequence and encodes:
- the LOC101065671 gene encoding cyclin N-terminal domain-containing protein 2-like, with protein sequence MARTGFCDSKPLLDLHKKVDDRVPVRSWGNGCAPIDGWQSLGPDERLVVNVEVDVDRKWGRPLSAQTRTDILLEFQEARRQCSVVDGSVVHPLYSLQALVPSLLRHEVEVALEKLGLIWDRTYAWDMFLDMMRTQMQTSPPSTDLPQHFTDATRAILVDWLIQVHDMMQFQAETLYLAVHLLNRCLRQMKVTTANLQLLGMVCLFLAAKKEECLLPEVSGLCYLMDHTYTKHQLLRMERKVLCGLKFDLSHCPPLHFLILFASIAHCSTKMVWMARYLLELSLVDGQCVAFLPVHLAGAALCLARQVLQEPPTPEGEAAWCLVSSLHIGSESVLLRIMSILASAAATAQTRDTCATYLKYSSADTMHVSRHPGLKNPSSLLGTHT